The genomic stretch atgttcaatattaatgATTTGATTGCATTGACATGAGAATGAGCTGAGATGAGAACTGAGATGAGCtagatgatgacatcactgttttctccagaatTATAGCAGAATTGACCTAATTTCCTAACTGATGAActttacagttattgaactggattgaactgaatcaacttcagctgaacaatgacactattgtgttttttagagctgctttacagcaaaattctgtttgcatcattgatcattactttcctgttttgttttttagtttcaAATGAGGCTGGAGGTAGAAGCTGGAAGATGGCGGCAATAATTTCTCTGTCGATAATAAGCATCATTCTTTTTGCTGTTGTGATGTTTTTACGATATAGAAAACCAATAAAATCGAACCCATGAACCTCCAATCTCTTGCCATCTTCACTATGACCTTTTCCCAGCATGTTAACCATCATTTCTCAAAAACAAACTAGTGGCATTGTTTAGAAACATTTTCAAGGGCAAGGAAAAAGTAGCCGATTCATACTGTCTCAATGATAACATTCTGTTATTTACTTGCGCTAATGTTTCAaacatttgacttttttttttttttctccttctttTGTGGAAAATCATTGTATGTTTTgttcatacagtgaaagtcagtggtgtccagtattgttttgaatctcAATAACTTTCACTGtatcaacaaaacattttgcaaaatatctttattgttccacagaagaaaaacatgcaggtttaaaacaacataaagggGCATACATAATAATTTCCAAATTTGCTAAATAACCAGGATAATAATGAAGATGATAATCAGATGCCCTCATGAAACTCTGTTTCTGCGGGTTGAGTCAGCTTTCCGTAAAAATGTTGGTTTCAGCTGAGCTGCCTGGAAAGAGATGAAACCTTTTTTCCATCTGCTAAGCTACACATATTTAATGAGAATAAAACTGCAGAAAAGCAATGTGGACTTGTGggaattttagtaattttatcaTCCTCACAAACccttaaatacacaaatattatTTATGGTCCATGATGTATTATGCAGTGTAAAACTCATCATTAAATTCAAAGCCATTGCCATGGGTCATTCTCACGAAACCATTAAAACACcaatgattttaaatattaaacatgtattttagtaatatataaaaacatcatcataaagaaaatattgtTCTCTACACTGAACAAAGAGTAATTTCaacatataaatgaattatttttgtattttactgcattttcaGCTGAAATTCTCATTACCGCAATGCGTCCAGGTATGTCTGAATGTGTGTTGttctaatttaaacaatatatatatatatatatatatgttctaatagatgttttcaaatgacaggaaaaatattaatgtataatatataataaaaatgaaaaaatagtgGAAAAATGAATTGTCTATGACTGATGTTCTCATCCTCTGCAACATTTTTTTAAGGACtctttacacacacaaaattttaaataaatcttgatTTTGAATTAAGCAACACCTTAAAGATGGCTACCAGGTAGGCAGATCGCTTTATATTTCTTCAGTTAAAAGTTCAAAATTCTCTTGTCAGACCATATAAACGACATTTTGATTATTACCGTAACAGGAAATATTCCTCATTTAGAAAAACTTTAACAATTTTCTGTGAAAAATTTACTTCATTAATGTCTAATTATGTACGTTGAATAAAAGTTGCCTAAATCATCATGGCTTCTCtgaatttaacaaaataagctATGGTATATTATCCTCCGCAACACCATTCTCACTTATCGCAACAATTTAAGGCCAATTGCGGTAAAGAGAACTTCTGTTTTGGTAATGAGAATTTAATCATACaggctatttttaaatatatattatcagTTATTAggttaaataatatttactaaCTGTTGGAAAACTTTAGCAAAGACTATGGTGACAAATTTCAGAGAAGAGGTTTACAAAAAAGAAACCTTGATGAGATTTGAGATTTTTAAGGacttgttttggaaaatatgcTCAAAAACGTATTACATTGtcagtaaaacttttaaaattaatgatCACAAACACTTCAGACCTTGCTCTTAATGTCTAAAAAGGAAATCTGttaatacaaacatttttttcaattttcatgtttgaaatctttgaaaCTAAGATTTCATGAGAATCACCTGCCTATATAGCATGTTTAGATTCCAAAGAGTGCTGTAAAAGCTGTGTCAACAATGACAACACTGGGAAAAAATCCAAGTAATGGTGAACAGTTGATAATGTAAACACTGGGTGTCTGAGCTAATCTAGAAGAATGCTTATTATTCAAAGGTGTGGAGTGCAATGGTTAGAATGTTACTTATGTCAAGGTAAGTACAATATTAACTCAACTGACTTCATACAGTACAGAATCATTCaatatttaattgaaatttaaaGTGTGAATAAATTCCCCCTTGTTAAATTTTGtacaaaaagtttttaaaaatacacaacagaaaaataaataagcgGTTAACAAAGAAATGACTTTAGACACACCCATCTGACTCCCTCttacagtctttttttttggcatgtGTATACTGTActataaatactgttcattcAAGCATTCTAGCGTAAATTGATGTTAACCTGAAGAATTTCACACAAGAATGCTTGTATGTACACTGAATAGATTTTTGCTCTGCTTGTGGTCAGTGATGTAATAAATGAGCTCAACAATGCAACATGTTGAAACATGTATGCAAAGCTCCTACAGCAATCATCAACTGTTTGATCTCAACTTATTTCGCTTCCGCACTAACCAAATGATAACAATGAccagaaaaacacaaaccacGGACAGGACAAGTGCGATGGTTCCTTGATTTGCAGTTATGTCCTTATCTGAAACAGAAAAAGAAGCTTAGCTTTAACATTTGTTAAGTGATTCAGATTATGTCAAATGCACTGTTATATCCGGATCAAGGcagatattaaacattatatctcacaatctaaaaaagcatttaagattAATACTACAAAATAGTTTTGCAAACCCTGGAATTCAATATATGGATATATTGGATGTGTACAATCAGTCATTCAGATAACAACTAACCAAAACCATgcaggctatatatatatatatatatatttgtgaatACACCAgataatgctttatttttaatatcactgaCCGCGTTCATAAATTTGCACCATTGTATTCCCACTGTGTTCTGTGTTCACTAGTTAACCTTTAGAAATTTATGTCCATTAAAGTAGAAATATGCAAAGCATTAGACAGCTCCAACAGCTCTCTGGGGCTCCATTAATGGATGATGTTTGTAGATAGTAGGCTTTTGTACAAATACTTAAAGGAAAAACAGGCCGCTCGTATATATAAACTTAGGGATTACACTCTTATGACAAATAGTTGACATTTGGAAACAACATTCCTGAAACAATCATAGTGTTGAAATCAAGTGGCTCATGCCTTTGTTGAAAGATTTTATGATGTTTAAGTGAAAAACCCAGCACTGCTAATTCTAACTATTATATAAAGTGTTTCCCAACCTTGTTCCTGGAGACCCACCAATGCTACACCCACATTAATCcagatatatttgaaaatataactACTGATATCTATGGGTACAAGatgagtcacatgactgaaCATTTCACAAGATACGATTGCTTTCACATGATATAGTTTGTCTTAGTGTGGACGGAAGGCCAAAGTgtagagaaaaaaatatgaaatttttttaaatgtattaatgtgaATGTAGCCGAAGAGTACACATTTTCGAACAATTTTCTCAAATGGATGGGTCAGAAAAGGGAGACACTCAACATGTGTTCTGTTGGTGTGCCTCCAATAGGCCGACCCCTAAACCAAACCACTAGGGGTTAAATCAGATGGAAATGAAGTCCATAGTCCTTAggctaaccctaaacctaacctttaAATATTACTGGTTGATAGGAGTGCTGATCCAGGAACAACTTATACTTGAGTAAATTACAGTATGTCGGATCTTAATCTTGACAAACAATCTAAACACACAGTCATTCTcagtttaaaagctttaaattGCTGTTAATTGCCTTCTGGTTTCAGAATGGCTGCAGACATAATTAATAATCTCAGTTAACCGCTCTGCAGTTTATTGCAGCTTATTTACCAACACCCAAGCCTCTTTAATTCCCTCCTTCATTTATCTACCTAGATAAATGAAGTTTGCTTTGTGTTCTTCTACATTAGGAAAGTGTACAAATATGTGCCATTGCACAAACCATTTAACACCCCCCTTTCTCACGTGTCAAGTTATCAACTATGCTCTTTCAGTTATTATTTGTGGTGTGGCAAGTATAAATCCAACCCAAGGCAGACAAAGGAGTTCTGTGTTGTAAAATAGCAGGAAAATTATGGCAACAAATCACTTGAGAAGTCAAACATGCCTTAAATGCATAAAGTAATGGATGACATGCCTCTAACTGCCacatcctcacacacacacacacactttgcacACAGAAAGCCATACCATAGCTGAGGCACACGGGTCTCTGAAGGTTCTGGTTCAGGAGGTGGTTCTTTAatgtaaatgtgacattaactGCTGGCTTCTGGGCCTCATAGCTGCTCTTTATGAAATAAAGCCCATCTTCTGTCTGGTCGTGGAGCTCCAGGTGATAGCTGAGGTTCTGGCCATGTTCCCCCAGCCAGATCACCTCAGGTTTGGGGAATCCCTCTGTCTCAAACTGCACTGTCAATGCAGAAGAGTTTACATGGATGCTTAACCTGGGCTCAGAGTAAAGCGCTGTGGAAGAAAAATACAATCAGCTGCATTGTATtgaaatgtacttaagtaaaaaataaaaaaaaacaaaaaaaaaaaacattgttttaatcaCAAAAGTAATTTctagctaataaaatattttacagcaaAGCATAACTAgaacacttttaaaatacatttctatATTTCAAGGCTTTTCATGACCATGGGAAACCTGAAACATGATACAGCCACAGCAAAAACACTGCTGGCATATTCTCAATTCTCAGGATACCTAATcctcaaacaaaaataaacttaaagatAAAATGAAACAAGATGAATAGCTAATTTGTTTATGTTTAACTTTATCTGTGTCAAAATGCACTGTGTATTTCGGattcaataaaatgaaacattattttGCCAATCAGACTACACTAGAATTCAAGGTCAGCGAATTaagtaaatactgtaaattcAGTAGCAATCTTGAATAGAAGTGCAGGAAACACTGTCTGAGCATTTTCGTACGAAGATCCGTCCACGTAGAAGGAAGAATGCATATGCAGGGACAGTTAACGCAACGAAAAcggcattctgttaatttttttttttttttttactttttaactaGAATTACttcaaaacaatataaaaaacaaacaaatttaattttatacgTTAATTTTGGtgactgaaaaaaacaaagttgGAAGCTCCTGGAAATAGTTTACAACATATTGATTCCACTGATCATCATACTCCATACCTCCATAGGTCACTTTCATCAAGGCTCTTCCTGTTCCCTTTGCATTGCTCACTATGCACAAGTAGAAGCCTGCATCCTTCGGTCTAACTGTTGCAATTCTTAATGAGGCATTTCCTTTACCAAGCTCTGTAATAAATAATGACGTTCGATTGTGGAATTCTGGACTCTGTCTGTCCAATTGGTCCTGCTGATAATAGAAACTGTGGACAACCTGTGAATCTTCCGATCGTTGCCAGGTAATCACCAGGCTGGAGAGGTCAGGATCAGGTGTGAACTCACAGCACAGAACAGCTGGATGACCCCGGATTGCCAGCAGATGCTTATCAGTGACAATCACTTCAAATGAGGCTGGAAAGAGGCAGTAAGAAGAAGTTATAGTTGCTTGAAGAAACACTCCTGGGTAATCCAAAACTTTATCATGAGATCATCATGGGTCATAtcatgagaaatcaagttttccgtaatttttatgaaaaaacaaacactggaCCTGACAGCAATGGTACCGCAAAAATGTGCACAGTCTTAAGCCCTTCACTAGTAACAAGTAAATATAACTAGTACATagcaaatataattaaatatttcatatttaaatgtcacttgaaaaaaaaaaaaaaatagaatgatGCTTTATACAGCCTTGAAATACCTTGGACTCAACACACTGTACTGACTCAGCTTCAACCAACGGCATGAGTTTGACGTGCTTTATTGTTCATCTTATTTGAAATTcaaattttaatcaatttaatagaAGGACCATAAGTTGTAAAgggaaaaaatggaaataaagttTAAGAGATTAAGTctgtttagtaaaaaaaaaagaaagaaagaagaaccATTTACTTCCATCTAGACTAGAGTATTATACTTAATTATACTGAATCAGTAAATTCAGTCTATATTTGTCATTCTAAATTCAAAATGGTTTGGCGTGCAGTCTTTAATTCTACTGGCTTAAGTAATACCCTCTTTCTATTTAGGCTATACCCTGCAATCGGACTGGAAAGAGTTAATTAACATTTCAGTGGCCATGTATAAGGACATGTTCTAACAGCCAAATCAAGCACATTTTTGGCTTCTATTCACTTTTGCTTATGCTTATCAAGTCAATCGGAAATATTTTGCTCTATTAGAGTCAAGAAACGGAACATAAATATTATCAGTTTAATGACTTACAATGTCAACAATTTCCTGTGTTTTTTCGTTGGACATCACATTAAagccggtaacactttacaataaggttcattagttaaacattagttaatatattaactagcatgaactaaccatgaacaatacatttgttactgtatttactaatcttcgttaacgttagttaataaactaataaactcCTTTcaatttctattcattaaatataagtcTTACCCACAAGAACATCCACGAAACACAAAAAGAGCCAAAGCATCGTTGCAGGGGCTCAGGAACATGGCAGTTCAGtgcagttcagttcagttcagtgcaGCCATATTCCGCTTCACGATTTACGTGATCTCTCAAGCCATATAGAGGCTAAAGCAAACTCACCACAAGACAAACAAGCAAAGTATGGCGTATATCAAAGTCCCTTTGTCTATATTATGCTTCCATCCCCACTTTAACACCTGGCAGTCCCGCCTGCAGAACTCTCAACGTGGCTTGAATTGAAGCGAGGCTGCCCACGAGTCGCTCCGCCCCATACCTATTCACAAATCCTTCACAAACCCTTCATTATAAtccacaaatgaaaaaaaaaaaaaaaaaaaaaaaaaaaaagggttagttcacccaaaaattaaatttctgtcattaattactcaccctcatgtcgttccacacccacaAGACCcgaaataacaaaacaaaagaaaaataatgactttatacacaggtcaaaagtttttgaacggtcagattttgtaatgtttttaaaagaagtctcttctgctcaccaaagcttcatttatttgatccaaaatacagcaaaaacagtaatattgtgaattttttttaccattttcaaataactgttttgctatttatttctgtgttggcaaagctggattttcagcatcattactccagtcttcagcgtcacttgatccttcagaaatcattctaatatgatgatttggtgaccaagaaacatttattattattatcaatgttgaaaacagtttttcaggattatttgattaatagaaagttcaaaggaacagaatttatctgaaatataaagcttttgtaacattatcactacctttcaaaattttggggtcagtaagagggttttttttttctttttttttggaaagaaatgaaagaaattcatacttttattcagcaaggatgcattaaattgatcaaaagtaacaatctagacaataatgttgcaaaactttctatttcagataaatgctcttcttttgaactttctattcatcaaatagcctaatcctgaaaaaaaaattgtacacaactgttttcaacattgataataataataaatgtttttttgttgttgttgtttttatatttttttgtttttttagcagCAAAtcttcatattagaatgatttttggaggatcatgtgacactgaaggctggagtaatgatgctgaaaattcagttttgccatcacaggaatacattgcattttaaaatatattcaaatagaaaagttattttaaattgtaaaaatatttaccaatattactgtttttgctgtatttttgatcaaataaatgaagccttggtgagcagaagagacttcttttaaaaacattaaaaaatcttaccattcaaaaacttttgaccggcACTGTACAACCAGTGTTCGAACTATACAGTGGACTTAGGTGAAACAACAAATAGCCCATAAACAAAGCATCAGGCTGTCTTTGAGTTCACATGAACAACGGTTAAAGTTACTCGTCAGGCTACAGAAGAATACCAAAATTCCTCCGTTCAATTAGGTCTAATACATCGAGAGTCACGCACACCTAACAACCAAGCCACAACACATAATTGCGAATAACATGCCTCACCTTAACACAGGCCTGGGGTCAGCTTCCTTTGCAGTTCGAGTTAACGTACTAAACATGAGAAAAATTTGCATCGCAGCGCTCCCACACCTTGATGCTCATGACAAGAATAGCATGTATAATTATCTTTATTGAAGTGATAGGTTTAAATCGCCGTCATGCatgaatgaattatatttttgcaattctacACATAATAATCCACGATTATCACATTACACAAAACTGAAATTGCACGTCAAAATAACACATTGTCAATATTTTTTGAGACCCCCCAAAATTTAACAAATCACGTTTTTACAGGGGAGCCcatgttttattaaagaaactatatatatatatatatatatatttttttttttcatttatatttatttatttaggcctgttttattattattattattattcaggcagacatttattttggatgtcAGCATATCATACAGTGACAGGCTGTGAGGTGTACTAACATTTTCAGGTGAAAATGggctgtaaaatatgtatttatttagttattttcatttattcagaCAGACTGAATGTGAAATCGCTTTGACAGAAGATTACTTGCTTTCAGATCAGTTCTCTGACGGTCTTACCCATGGGCGAGGCTAGAAAAGGAGCTCAGCGCCCCTAAAACTTGGAGTAAGAAATGTTGTTATTCTAAAATTTTTGTTCGTCTTTTACAAGGTTAAATAATGTCCAAAACATACTCCGTAGTTTgtagtttaaaatatatgtgttaaggatgaaaatgaaaacatcccCCTTAGCAAATGGTGTCATCCTCTTCTCTTCTTCTACTTCTCCTCTGTACCTGCACCGCTCAGCACGACCGTCATCCAGCGCGAAACACAGTGAGAACCCATCATGTAGTGTTGTGAATCAACTAAGTTGCTCCAAAGCTGTGTCTCACACTTCTTTCCTTTTACCTAGAGTTGTTCCGATTCCGAAACCATATCGGTGAGTACTGGAGTCAGTATCCTGAATCACCATGGtacacctataataagtgtttattttcgGACTATTTTAGTTCAGCGGGTCGCCGCCGCTGTGGAGTAGCACAGGACCTGAGTGACTCGTCCATAGTCATAAACGGAGAGAAGTAGCGCCGgttacaatgttcttccgcaagacgcatgcagttctgtttattaactgctagagtgaaacaaaaacagcagcgcGACAAATAAACTGCATACCTGTGTAGTGCGTACGTGTGTCTCTGTTGTTAAAGTTTATCGTTAATTTGATACTCATTTTAACAATCGGGAGTCATGTAAACATGACGTCACGTGCGTCTTTTCTGGTCAGTCGTCATGGAAACATGAAGCCCTGGCGTTTGGACCAGAGTGAAAACAAACGACATATCACTGTATACCACCAGTATGTGTGAAAACACTCACTGtggctttttaaatgaattgttaTTCATTCCTAGATTTATATCTGTTATTTTTCAGTTGTGGCTGACTATCAAACTAGACAATAAAAGaaagtttaatgtttttcttttgctgtatttattcattCCTCACACACAGAGGATTTAACCTGAACCAGACTTAACTCCTGAACTCCTAGCATtactctctctcattctctgtgtgtgtgtgtccgcgtgtgtgtgtgtggcctgcCAGTGAGCAATGGACATACGAcagttctttaaaagaaaaaaagacagattCAGGTGAGAGACTAGGGACAGTCCATAATGACCtctgtcttgtttttgttttttgttttttttgttcttctgaAAAGTGTTAAGCAAGCTAAAGTAAGAGATAATGCAAACCAGCTGTTGTTGTATCAAATTACTTATCTAGGCAATGGTCccctgcttttattttttttttatttcaaacccACAATGGAGAATACAGCTTCTCTTGTGAAAggaatttgtcatttaaaaaaagtttctaagcccaataataataataataaagacatttaaaatgacacgCCTCTGTGTGCCTTTTGATCATATCCTTAGAATCTGTAAATGGTCTCCataacatttttgtgacatGACAAACTGACTTCAACTCTCCTGCCTACAACATATTTGTGTATGATTGTCAGTGCCAagggaaagaaggagaaagggAAAGGGAGAGTATGCAGGAAGAACCAGGTGaggaaacaacaacaataaattgACATATAGTGAATAGTGGCAAGCAAAACAGTAACTACTCATACTCCTATACTAACTTATTGGCATTAAGTAGCCtatattacatttactttttgtaacatattttttgtttttgtgtgaaaagaGGGTGGGTGGTGGCAGTGGGGCTCATTGGGTGCTCAGCACCCCTAAAGCTCTGACCCTAGAATCGCCCCTGGTCTTACCGTAATAGCCAGTGTATGCGCGAACCACAAAATATATTGATTGACTGTGCATTTCGCGGTGGCGGCTGGCTTGACCGCAGTCTATAACTAAAAATGTCTCtttgattcaataaaagagaccGTTGATGAGGCAAAAAATGAGGCAAAAACCGCGAAAATTTCCATCTAAGTtcttttctgacttttttcgccTTCAAATACATCTCAAATACTCTTGGACAGAAATAAGTGAGAATATCTTTAATTATTTATCGTTACTTACCATAAACCGTCTTTATGCAGGGTCGCAGGCGcggcgtaatatcattgcgcctgctgcagccatggtattATTGGTATTATATTTttcaacccaaccgctgggttaagaCTGCTGGGTAAATTTAACCTAATTTTGGGTTGAAGATCCTTCTTAATCTTAACCCAGCAGTGCTGGGTTGGGAACGCGGACGTGAAAGAGAGCATGCACGTCACGTTAACAGCACTGAGGACTCCGGTGCGAGAAGCCGCCATTTTCTCAGCGTCTTCGGATGGAATCGAGTGAAATACGGTTTATGGTAAGTAAAGATAAATAATTAAAGATATTCTCACTTATTTCTGTCCAAGAGTATTTGAGATGTATTTGAAggcgaaaaaagtcagaaaagaACTTAGATGGAAATTTTCGCGGTTTTTGCCTCATTCGTCTCATGTCTCAACggtctcttttattgaatcaaaGAGACATTTTTAGTTATAGACTGCGGTCAAGCCAGCAGCCACCGCGAAATGCACAGTCAATCTAGCTGCCACTATATTTTGCATACACTGGCTATTACAGTAAGACCGTCAGAGAACTGATCTGAAAGCAAGTAATCTTCTGTCAAAGCGATttcacattcatttattcagtcagtctgtctgaataaatgaaaataactaaatacatacatattttacagcCCAATTTCACCTGAAAATGATAGTACACCTCACAGCCTGTCACTGTATGACATGCTgacatccaaaataaatgtctgcctgaataataataataataaaaataataaaaaaacaggcctaaataaataaatataaatgaaaaaatatatatatttcacagaCCAATTTCACCTGAAAATGATAGTACACCTCGGACCCTGTCACTGTATGATATGCTTAATTCCAAAACAAAAGTCTCCCcaagtaaatgaaaaaaaaggcctaaataaatataaaatttaacaaGCCAAAGTCACCTGAAAATGATAGTACACCTCACAGTCTGACACTGGCTGCTGctaaattccaaaataaaagcccTCCAACACTCATATATACGTACTCATATATGTTTTGTCCATACATTCTAAAACTAAGAAAAGACCTAGTTTCCACAGAACAAATTCACCTCAGATGGAGAGTACATCTTCTCACGGTGTCAACTACACTGTTTCAGGACATTCTGATGTTGTATTCCAAAATAAGAGCCCCCCCAAACATCATATATATGCGCTGTTTTGTCTATACATtcagaaaatcataaaaataaaagtcctaGTTTCCACAAACCAAATTCACCTCAGATAGACAGTACACCTTCTCACGGTGTCAGCTACACAGTTTCAGGACAGTCTGATGTtgtattccaaaataaaagcccCCCAGACTTCATATCTATGCGCTGTTTTGTCTATACATtcagaaaatcataaaaataaaagtcctaGTTTC from Ctenopharyngodon idella isolate HZGC_01 chromosome 13, HZGC01, whole genome shotgun sequence encodes the following:
- the LOC127525180 gene encoding CD276 antigen-like, whose translation is MLWLFLCFVDVLVASFEVIVTDKHLLAIRGHPAVLCCEFTPDPDLSSLVITWQRSEDSQVVHSFYYQQDQLDRQSPEFHNRTSLFITELGKGNASLRIATVRPKDAGFYLCIVSNAKGTGRALMKVTYGALYSEPRLSIHVNSSALTVQFETEGFPKPEVIWLGEHGQNLSYHLELHDQTEDGLYFIKSSYEAQKPAVNVTFTLKNHLLNQNLQRPVCLSYDKDITANQGTIALVLSVVCVFLVIVIIWLVRKRNKLRSNS